From the Bacteriovorax sp. Seq25_V genome, one window contains:
- a CDS encoding GNAT family N-acetyltransferase/peptidase C39 family protein produces MNIKFRLAKKEDAPKLLEIEEKSFSSDCLSLRQFNYFINKANSSLIIAYDKDNSGILGYALILFHRGTSLARLYSIAVAPEFRKFKVGLKLMKKIEDEALEHGSTYIRLEVKTTNERAINLYEELGYRKFGHKVNYYEDHEDAECYEKKIRKFESRPKIKVPYYHQKTEFTCGPSSLMMAMKAFDKNIQLKLSTEMQIWREATTIFMTSGHGGCGPHGLALAAKRRNFEVELYLNSKAPLFIKGVRDKKKKDIIEIVQKEFEKELKQTNVKIYYDEYSFTTLKDILDSGGIPLVLISAYRLTETKAPHWIVITGIEEDFIYFHDPEIDDNQTPYDNMDIPVSKIEFEKMSKFGTGQLKSIVAIYSS; encoded by the coding sequence ATGAATATTAAGTTTCGCCTGGCCAAGAAAGAAGATGCTCCAAAACTTTTGGAAATCGAAGAGAAGTCTTTCTCTTCGGATTGCTTAAGTCTACGTCAGTTTAACTACTTTATTAACAAAGCAAACAGCTCGCTTATTATCGCTTACGATAAAGATAACTCAGGGATACTTGGCTATGCCCTAATCCTATTTCATCGAGGAACATCTTTAGCTAGGCTTTACTCAATCGCCGTAGCCCCTGAATTTAGAAAGTTCAAGGTTGGCCTTAAGTTAATGAAGAAAATTGAAGATGAGGCCCTTGAGCATGGAAGTACCTATATTCGCCTCGAGGTTAAAACGACAAACGAAAGGGCAATTAATCTCTACGAAGAGCTTGGATATCGAAAATTTGGCCATAAGGTTAACTATTACGAGGACCACGAGGATGCAGAGTGTTACGAGAAGAAGATTCGAAAGTTCGAGTCTCGTCCTAAAATTAAGGTGCCTTACTATCACCAAAAAACTGAGTTTACTTGTGGCCCTTCCTCTTTAATGATGGCGATGAAGGCCTTTGATAAAAATATTCAACTTAAACTTTCAACAGAGATGCAAATTTGGAGAGAGGCGACGACTATTTTTATGACATCTGGTCACGGTGGTTGTGGTCCCCATGGTCTTGCTCTTGCGGCTAAGAGAAGAAATTTTGAAGTTGAGCTTTACTTAAATTCTAAGGCTCCACTTTTTATTAAGGGTGTTAGAGACAAGAAGAAGAAAGATATTATTGAAATTGTTCAAAAAGAATTTGAAAAAGAGTTAAAACAGACAAATGTAAAAATCTATTATGATGAGTATAGTTTTACAACCTTAAAGGATATTCTTGATAGTGGAGGTATTCCACTTGTTCTTATTAGCGCTTATCGACTCACGGAAACGAAAGCTCCCCACTGGATTGTGATCACTGGAATAGAAGAGGATTTTATTTATTTCCACGATCCTGAAATTGACGATAACCAAACGCCTTACGACAATATGGATATTCCAGTAAGTAAGATAGAGTTTGAGAAAATGTCAAAATTTGGAACGGGTCAGCTAAAGAGTATTGTTGCCATTTATTCAAGCTAA
- a CDS encoding RimK family protein — MTNFFVLVDKIDDWKPYFPTDQLILANDYLFSKSYSEMKSTRVLNLCQDTSYLSMGYYCSLLAEARSHKIMPAVKVINDLSKKGFYLYDLEEFDEQIKEIAPKIIQKDIDVKSFSFKIFFGEVENKLLKSIGRQIFEQYPCPILEVVVSYKNFWKVDTVHQVGLKTLSENDQNIFAKALEKFSTKIWRTPKSSKTYRYDLAILVDPDENMAPSDEQALKLFAKACKEQSVYCEMITKRDLSRLSEFDALFIRQTTSITNITYKFSKKAKAEGLVVIDDPDSILKCTNKIFLANLFERNNVPIIPGHFVSDSKEKTLNMLEESLSYPMVLKVPDGSFSIGVKKAKDRTELLALLKDFLKKSSLVMVQKFFYTDYDWRIGIIGKKPIFACKYFMSKGHWQIYNHNQEKSNDDFSGNFETMRIEDAPPYVVKTALKAANLIGDSLYGVDLKDDGSKAYVVEVNDNPNIDFNVEDKVLGEELYNLVIKEFVNRIEKQKNGSI, encoded by the coding sequence ATGACAAATTTTTTCGTACTTGTAGATAAGATTGATGACTGGAAACCATATTTCCCTACTGATCAGCTTATTCTCGCCAATGATTATCTTTTTTCAAAATCTTACTCCGAAATGAAATCAACGAGGGTTTTAAACCTTTGCCAAGACACATCATATCTATCGATGGGTTATTACTGCAGCCTACTCGCAGAAGCAAGAAGCCACAAGATCATGCCAGCAGTAAAAGTAATTAATGACCTTTCAAAGAAAGGATTCTATCTGTATGACCTTGAAGAGTTTGATGAACAGATTAAGGAGATTGCTCCGAAAATTATTCAAAAAGATATTGATGTTAAATCTTTTAGTTTTAAAATATTTTTTGGAGAAGTTGAAAACAAGCTTTTAAAGTCCATAGGACGCCAAATTTTTGAGCAGTATCCATGCCCTATTCTCGAGGTTGTTGTCTCTTATAAGAATTTTTGGAAAGTAGATACTGTTCACCAAGTGGGTTTAAAAACTCTAAGTGAAAATGATCAAAACATATTCGCAAAAGCTCTTGAAAAATTTAGTACAAAAATCTGGAGGACACCAAAGAGTAGTAAAACATATCGTTATGATCTAGCTATCCTAGTTGACCCTGATGAAAATATGGCACCAAGTGATGAGCAAGCACTTAAGCTTTTTGCCAAGGCCTGCAAGGAGCAATCGGTATACTGTGAAATGATCACAAAGCGCGACCTCTCAAGACTAAGTGAATTTGACGCTCTATTTATTAGACAAACGACAAGTATCACAAATATTACATATAAATTTTCTAAGAAAGCGAAAGCCGAAGGACTTGTTGTCATCGACGATCCAGATTCAATACTAAAGTGTACGAACAAAATATTTTTAGCAAATTTATTTGAAAGAAATAATGTTCCAATTATCCCTGGACACTTTGTCTCTGACTCAAAAGAGAAAACTCTTAACATGCTAGAAGAGTCATTATCCTATCCAATGGTTTTAAAAGTTCCAGATGGTTCTTTTTCAATTGGAGTAAAAAAGGCAAAAGATAGAACTGAGCTACTTGCCCTATTAAAAGACTTCTTAAAAAAGTCTTCACTCGTGATGGTTCAAAAGTTTTTCTATACCGATTACGACTGGCGTATTGGAATTATTGGAAAGAAACCAATTTTTGCTTGTAAGTATTTTATGAGTAAAGGCCATTGGCAAATCTATAACCATAACCAAGAGAAATCCAACGATGATTTTTCTGGAAACTTTGAAACAATGAGAATTGAAGATGCTCCTCCTTATGTAGTTAAGACTGCTTTAAAGGCGGCAAACCTAATCGGAGATAGTCTTTATGGTGTTGACTTAAAAGATGATGGATCAAAGGCGTATGTAGTAGAAGTTAATGACAACCCAAATATTGACTTTAATGTAGAAGACAAGGTTTTAGGAGAAGAGCTTTATAATCTAGTCATTAAAGAATTTGTTAATCGAATTGAAAAACAAAAAAATGGGTCCATCTAG
- the sppA gene encoding signal peptide peptidase SppA, whose protein sequence is MAAQKQKSKAVIGLMSLVAVFFVVLVIFSVYTVKVFKNVDGNGDGFNLSSKGSDSIGVIEVNGVIFDSKDLVELIHKAEEDKTVKAIVMRVNSPGGAVAPTQEVYDEIRRIDDSYTKSEGKEGKPIYASFSSVAASGGYYLGAATRRICALPGTITGSIGVIMQFMDLSKLYEFAKLNPQTIKAGKYKDVGQPNRALTEEEYKLMTTMTAGVHKQFIRDIEKTRKDKIKGNIEDHAQGQVFSGEDAFNLGLVDELSGLWSCARNIHKELKLKGELNLNYIKKKKKFNFLDMVGDLEEASTYVKEMVKNSNTPLMMYK, encoded by the coding sequence TTGGCCGCACAAAAGCAAAAAAGCAAAGCAGTAATTGGTTTAATGAGTCTAGTGGCAGTATTTTTTGTCGTTCTCGTTATCTTCTCAGTATACACAGTTAAAGTATTCAAAAATGTAGATGGAAATGGCGATGGCTTTAATCTTTCCTCTAAGGGCTCAGACTCAATTGGTGTAATTGAAGTTAATGGTGTTATCTTCGATTCTAAAGACCTTGTAGAGCTTATTCATAAAGCAGAAGAAGACAAAACAGTAAAAGCAATTGTGATGAGAGTGAACTCACCTGGTGGAGCTGTTGCCCCAACACAAGAAGTTTATGATGAAATTAGAAGAATAGATGATTCTTATACAAAATCCGAAGGTAAGGAAGGAAAACCTATTTATGCAAGTTTCTCATCGGTAGCAGCAAGTGGTGGATACTATCTAGGTGCAGCTACTCGTAGAATTTGTGCACTTCCAGGTACTATTACAGGATCAATCGGTGTAATCATGCAATTTATGGACTTATCTAAGCTTTATGAATTTGCAAAACTAAATCCTCAAACAATTAAAGCTGGAAAGTATAAAGACGTTGGGCAACCTAACCGTGCTTTAACTGAGGAAGAGTATAAGTTAATGACGACAATGACTGCAGGTGTTCATAAGCAGTTTATTAGAGATATCGAAAAAACAAGAAAAGATAAAATTAAAGGAAATATTGAAGATCATGCACAAGGGCAAGTATTCTCAGGTGAGGATGCATTTAATCTTGGACTTGTTGATGAGCTAAGTGGCCTTTGGTCATGTGCTAGAAACATTCACAAGGAACTTAAATTAAAAGGTGAGTTGAATCTAAATTATATTAAGAAGAAAAAGAAATTTAATTTCCTTGATATGGTGGGGGATTTAGAAGAGGCATCAACTTACGTGAAAGAGATGGTGAAAAATTCGAATACACCATTAATGATGTATAAATAA
- the rlmN gene encoding 23S rRNA (adenine(2503)-C(2))-methyltransferase RlmN codes for MKAIFDQPSFYGIPLDTLKEILKENGHKPFNADQIYSWVYEKLVFDVDGWTNISKDLKSFLTSKFSFELPKVVWNGHSKDGTRKFLVGMRDSKTVETVMIPAKNNRKTLCISSQVGCAIGCTFCHTGTMGLTRHLEAGEIVGQFLAVTKWLKENVSDEERLSNIVYMGQGEPLHNFEHVKNATKVFLEPKGLGLGQRRVTLSTSGLVPQIEKLDDFPPINIAISLHAAHNKIRSELMPINKAYDLTRLLDAIKKIPLKAHRYITYEYLLIEKYNDRAEDIEALIDLLPKKVSKVNLIPFNEYPESSFKRPSVTRINWFKDQLEKGGITCTIRTTKGADILAACGQLKSEMDKKLNLWEEENFTSPT; via the coding sequence TTGAAAGCAATATTTGACCAGCCATCTTTTTATGGGATTCCCCTCGATACTCTTAAAGAGATCTTGAAGGAGAATGGGCATAAGCCATTTAATGCAGATCAAATCTACAGCTGGGTTTATGAAAAATTAGTCTTTGATGTTGATGGTTGGACAAATATTTCTAAAGATCTCAAGAGCTTTTTAACTTCTAAGTTTTCTTTTGAGCTTCCAAAAGTTGTATGGAATGGTCACTCAAAAGATGGAACCAGGAAATTTCTCGTCGGGATGAGAGATTCTAAAACTGTTGAAACAGTAATGATCCCCGCAAAAAATAATCGCAAGACTCTTTGTATTTCTTCTCAAGTTGGTTGTGCCATCGGTTGTACTTTTTGCCATACAGGTACAATGGGATTAACAAGACACCTTGAAGCTGGAGAAATTGTAGGACAATTCTTAGCTGTAACGAAATGGCTAAAAGAAAACGTCTCAGATGAAGAGAGACTTTCTAATATCGTTTATATGGGGCAAGGTGAGCCTCTGCATAATTTTGAGCACGTTAAAAATGCGACGAAAGTATTCTTAGAACCAAAAGGTTTGGGACTTGGTCAGAGAAGGGTGACTCTTTCAACTTCAGGACTTGTTCCTCAGATTGAAAAGCTTGATGACTTTCCACCGATTAATATCGCGATTTCTCTACATGCTGCTCATAACAAGATTAGAAGTGAGTTGATGCCTATTAATAAGGCTTATGATCTCACGAGACTTCTTGATGCAATTAAGAAAATTCCTCTCAAAGCACACCGCTATATTACTTATGAATATCTTTTAATCGAGAAGTATAATGATAGAGCTGAAGATATTGAGGCCCTAATTGATCTTCTTCCGAAGAAGGTTTCAAAAGTAAACCTGATTCCATTTAATGAATATCCAGAATCAAGTTTCAAGCGTCCATCAGTAACTCGTATTAATTGGTTTAAAGACCAACTCGAGAAAGGTGGAATCACTTGTACAATTAGAACGACAAAAGGCGCTGATATTTTAGCGGCATGTGGACAGTTAAAGAGTGAAATGGATAAGAAATTAAATCTTTGGGAAGAAGAGAATTTTACTTCACCGACTTAA
- a CDS encoding peroxiredoxin-like family protein, translating into MKSIKMILIALVIPMTSSWAGPLQEKLDARKNSGKRPEEIKKIMEDSLRDLKDSGIEKKAVSKNMSLPKFMVGPKSISDVYKDGPVVVKFFRGSWCPYCIIELKEYKNLAAEFEKANCKLIVLSPDTEKENLKTQNKLGLPFKLYSDKDNMIAKKFGIAFKVQDDLNAVYKKFGIDLDSNQGTSKHEIPMPGTYVANKKGKITYAFIDADYTKRAEPLEVLKECKNN; encoded by the coding sequence ATGAAAAGTATTAAAATGATTTTGATTGCCTTAGTTATTCCCATGACGAGTTCTTGGGCCGGGCCCCTACAGGAGAAGCTTGATGCTCGTAAAAATTCAGGAAAAAGGCCTGAAGAGATAAAAAAGATTATGGAAGACTCTCTTAGAGATCTAAAGGATAGCGGGATTGAAAAAAAGGCTGTTTCTAAAAATATGAGTTTACCAAAATTCATGGTCGGGCCAAAGAGTATTAGTGATGTCTATAAGGATGGGCCAGTTGTAGTTAAATTTTTTAGAGGGAGCTGGTGTCCATATTGTATTATAGAACTAAAGGAGTACAAAAACTTAGCTGCTGAATTTGAAAAAGCAAACTGTAAGTTGATTGTTCTTTCACCAGATACAGAAAAAGAAAATTTGAAAACACAGAATAAGTTAGGATTACCTTTCAAGCTTTATAGTGACAAAGATAATATGATTGCTAAAAAATTTGGAATTGCTTTTAAAGTTCAAGATGATCTGAATGCTGTTTATAAAAAATTTGGAATTGATCTTGATTCAAATCAAGGAACATCGAAGCACGAGATACCGATGCCTGGAACTTATGTGGCAAATAAAAAAGGTAAGATTACTTATGCGTTTATCGATGCTGATTATACAAAAAGAGCAGAGCCGCTAGAAGTATTGAAAGAATGCAAAAATAATTAA
- a CDS encoding YkgJ family cysteine cluster protein — MKWLEELSLEVEQIYERSNETFSTYQKEQGLHCPSDCGKCCLSKEISATVLEMLPTAIRLYKEGIHEQIYETLVQVNTPQCIFYAPTSADGTKGRCLNYHTRPSVCRSFGAAAVRGKLGDKKLSICRVLKDTYPELLPGLKVEEAPVVGEYARQIAGININLGTQILPINEALKLALDKVIFYSQFKDHSNSI; from the coding sequence ATGAAGTGGTTGGAAGAGTTAAGTTTAGAAGTTGAACAAATCTATGAAAGGTCCAATGAGACCTTTTCGACATATCAAAAAGAACAAGGTCTTCACTGCCCAAGTGATTGTGGGAAGTGCTGTCTCTCAAAAGAAATAAGTGCCACTGTGCTTGAGATGCTTCCAACAGCGATCCGACTTTATAAAGAAGGGATTCACGAACAAATTTATGAAACCTTAGTTCAAGTTAATACTCCACAATGTATTTTCTATGCTCCGACTTCCGCTGATGGAACAAAAGGTCGCTGCCTTAACTATCACACAAGACCTTCTGTCTGTCGCTCCTTCGGGGCAGCCGCCGTTCGCGGAAAATTAGGTGATAAGAAACTTAGTATCTGTCGGGTACTTAAAGATACATACCCAGAGCTGCTCCCGGGCCTGAAGGTTGAAGAGGCTCCCGTGGTTGGGGAATATGCAAGGCAGATTGCGGGGATTAATATTAATTTAGGAACCCAGATTCTCCCGATAAACGAGGCCCTCAAACTCGCCCTAGATAAGGTCATTTTCTATTCCCAATTTAAGGATCATTCGAACTCTATTTAA
- a CDS encoding acyl-CoA dehydrogenase family protein, with translation MWYFSEEEKQIQKMCRDFSRNELAPVAEKHDHEETFNMEAFKKMGEIGVLGITADPEYGGAGMGALAATIVMEEFGKSCASSTLSYLAHSILCVNNIQNNASDAQKELYLPKLITGEHIGCMGMSEPEYGSDAVGIQTKAEDKGDHYLLNGTKMWITNAQYADIAYVYTRTGSDRKDLSTFILEKDKGHFTFGGAIHKMGMRASPTGELVFDNAKVGKEHLVGNQGDSIYHMMKNLEIERITIAGISLGIAQACVDQCIKYANERKQFGKTIGNYQLIQKMIAEMATETEMMRNFLYNAAYRYDQGEKGPVIAAQVKLAIPKMATKIALDAIQLHGGYGYSREFPVERMMRDNKLNEIGAGTNEVMIMIIAKNLLAQ, from the coding sequence ATGTGGTACTTCAGTGAGGAAGAGAAACAAATCCAAAAAATGTGTCGTGACTTTTCAAGAAACGAATTAGCTCCAGTAGCAGAAAAGCATGACCATGAAGAAACTTTCAATATGGAAGCTTTCAAAAAAATGGGTGAAATTGGTGTCCTTGGTATCACTGCTGATCCTGAGTACGGTGGAGCTGGAATGGGTGCTCTTGCTGCAACAATCGTGATGGAAGAATTTGGAAAGTCATGTGCTTCTTCAACTCTTTCATATCTTGCACACTCTATCCTTTGTGTTAACAATATTCAAAATAATGCTTCTGACGCGCAAAAAGAATTATACCTTCCAAAACTTATTACTGGCGAGCACATCGGTTGTATGGGAATGAGTGAGCCTGAATACGGTTCGGACGCGGTAGGAATTCAAACGAAGGCCGAAGATAAAGGTGATCACTACCTATTAAATGGTACAAAAATGTGGATCACTAATGCACAGTACGCTGATATCGCTTATGTTTACACAAGAACAGGAAGCGACAGAAAAGATCTTTCGACATTCATTCTAGAAAAAGATAAAGGTCACTTCACTTTTGGTGGAGCGATTCACAAGATGGGAATGAGAGCATCTCCAACAGGTGAGTTAGTTTTTGATAATGCAAAAGTTGGCAAAGAGCACCTGGTAGGAAATCAAGGTGATTCAATTTATCACATGATGAAAAATCTTGAGATTGAAAGAATCACAATCGCAGGTATTTCTCTAGGTATTGCTCAGGCGTGTGTTGACCAATGTATTAAATACGCAAATGAAAGAAAGCAATTTGGTAAGACAATTGGAAATTATCAATTAATTCAGAAGATGATTGCAGAGATGGCAACTGAAACTGAGATGATGAGAAACTTCCTATACAATGCAGCTTACCGTTACGATCAAGGTGAGAAAGGGCCAGTTATTGCAGCTCAAGTGAAGCTTGCAATTCCAAAGATGGCAACAAAGATCGCTCTTGATGCAATTCAACTTCATGGTGGATACGGTTACTCAAGAGAATTCCCAGTTGAAAGAATGATGAGAGATAACAAACTTAATGAAATCGGAGCAGGAACTAACGAAGTAATGATTATGATTATTGCTAAGAATCTACTTGCTCAATAA
- a CDS encoding endonuclease/exonuclease/phosphatase family protein, with protein MLKGLVGALATVCLFANPVDAKLLKLHKIPSKSNVLKTYVTGNPSQEKLASPFNILVWNMYKGSNDSWESDFKALSTNANIIISQEMYLDNKMFNVFKTHGDFYYNMATSFFYKGETRTGVATISDHQPSSVDYLRSHYREPFIRTPKIVMITTHPLENGEELLVANIHAINFVSAKKLKHQIKEVLERIKNHSGPVIFAGDFNVWSKKKTKMLRELMADAKMTEVKYSKDEDDRMRVLGKVLDYIFYKNLNLVTSEVKGEIEGADHKPLTATFEVFTP; from the coding sequence ATGCTAAAAGGCTTAGTAGGAGCTCTAGCAACCGTGTGTTTATTCGCAAACCCGGTCGATGCAAAATTATTAAAACTCCATAAAATCCCATCAAAATCAAATGTTCTAAAAACTTATGTGACAGGGAACCCATCACAAGAGAAGCTGGCTTCACCATTTAATATTCTTGTTTGGAATATGTACAAAGGCAGTAACGATAGCTGGGAAAGTGATTTCAAAGCTCTAAGTACAAACGCTAATATTATCATTTCTCAAGAGATGTATCTCGATAATAAAATGTTCAACGTTTTCAAAACACATGGTGACTTCTATTACAACATGGCCACTTCTTTTTTTTACAAGGGAGAAACGAGAACTGGTGTAGCAACGATATCAGATCATCAACCGAGCTCAGTTGACTATCTTCGTTCACATTACCGCGAACCATTTATTAGAACCCCTAAAATTGTAATGATAACAACTCATCCATTAGAAAATGGAGAAGAGTTACTCGTTGCTAATATTCACGCTATTAATTTCGTGTCAGCAAAGAAACTTAAACACCAAATCAAAGAAGTTCTAGAGAGAATTAAAAATCACAGTGGCCCAGTAATTTTTGCAGGCGACTTCAATGTTTGGTCAAAGAAAAAAACAAAAATGCTAAGAGAACTAATGGCTGATGCGAAAATGACAGAAGTTAAATATAGTAAAGACGAAGATGATCGAATGAGAGTACTCGGAAAAGTTCTTGATTATATTTTCTACAAAAACCTGAATCTCGTAACATCTGAAGTTAAAGGTGAAATCGAAGGCGCCGACCACAAGCCACTCACAGCGACTTTTGAAGTTTTCACTCCTTAA